Proteins co-encoded in one Armatimonadota bacterium genomic window:
- a CDS encoding exo-alpha-sialidase encodes MYKARFLYDTLQGRPRCHAGTIVELPSGEYLAAFYAGTFEGHPDSAILTARLANEIDGWQDVSVVVDNPGWSDGNPVLHVDHYGHVWLFYATQHNPKWNADGTRKEAGAEPIGWDSVYLYSMKSEDEGRTWEPAVQMAPNQGWMVRNKAIRLDDGRTLLPCYDEQTWKGFCLISDDECITWRQSGLMEGPCAVIQPSLFVRRDGAIEAYLRSGAPEENIDQRVLWRSVSTDRGETWSPCEPTGLPNPNSAADLVLLDDGNLALLFNDSRTARTPLTLALSRDEGKTWPIRKTIESEEGEFSYPAIIQGHGGRLHMIYTYQRTHMKHVAVTEFWLTGE; translated from the coding sequence ATGTACAAAGCGCGATTTCTTTATGACACTTTGCAGGGCCGTCCCCGGTGTCACGCCGGGACCATCGTTGAACTCCCAAGCGGCGAGTATCTGGCAGCTTTCTACGCCGGGACCTTTGAAGGGCATCCCGATTCGGCGATTCTCACCGCCCGCCTGGCGAATGAGATCGATGGCTGGCAGGATGTCTCTGTGGTTGTGGATAATCCAGGGTGGTCCGACGGCAATCCGGTCCTGCACGTCGATCACTACGGGCATGTCTGGCTCTTCTATGCCACCCAGCATAACCCGAAGTGGAACGCCGACGGTACCCGCAAGGAGGCCGGCGCGGAGCCAATCGGCTGGGACAGCGTCTATCTCTACAGCATGAAGTCCGAGGACGAAGGACGCACGTGGGAGCCGGCCGTCCAGATGGCCCCGAACCAGGGGTGGATGGTTCGCAACAAAGCCATCCGCCTGGATGACGGCCGCACGCTTCTGCCCTGCTACGATGAACAGACCTGGAAAGGCTTCTGCCTTATCAGCGACGATGAGTGCATCACCTGGCGGCAGTCAGGGCTCATGGAAGGCCCGTGCGCGGTGATCCAGCCCTCGCTGTTCGTGCGGCGGGACGGTGCGATCGAAGCGTACCTGCGCAGTGGCGCACCCGAAGAGAACATCGATCAGCGCGTACTGTGGCGCAGTGTGTCCACGGACCGCGGCGAGACCTGGTCTCCCTGCGAACCCACCGGCCTGCCTAATCCCAACTCTGCCGCGGACCTGGTCCTTTTGGATGACGGCAACCTCGCCCTGCTGTTCAATGACTCGCGAACCGCCCGGACTCCGCTTACCCTCGCTCTCTCCCGTGACGAGGGCAAGACGTGGCCCATCCGCAAGACTATCGAAAGCGAAGAGGGCGAATTCTCCTACCCGGCCATCATTCAGGGCCACGGCGGGCGCCTGCACATGATCTACACCTACCAGCGCACCCACATGAAGCACGTGGCTGTCACCGAGTTCTGGCTGACCGGAGAGTGA
- a CDS encoding biotin transporter BioY produces MLRTLTVSLRATAIERGTWVTVAAVCGLALATALAAQVRLHLPFSPVPVTLQTFVVLLGGAILGARAAVAGQVLYLGLGVAGAPVFAGGPTLLTIPTAGYLAAFPVAAWIVGVAAARESRTALPLGLLAATTLIYLFGSAWLAAWTGQPFAKALALGALPFIPGDLMKLVAVMGLARLGRKGFLACRGE; encoded by the coding sequence TTGCTCAGAACCCTCACTGTTTCACTGCGGGCAACCGCCATTGAGCGCGGAACCTGGGTCACAGTCGCCGCAGTCTGCGGCCTGGCGCTGGCCACTGCTCTTGCGGCCCAGGTGCGCCTGCATCTGCCATTTTCGCCGGTTCCTGTGACCCTCCAGACTTTCGTGGTCCTGCTCGGAGGGGCCATTCTGGGCGCCAGAGCGGCAGTAGCGGGGCAGGTTCTGTATCTTGGCCTCGGCGTCGCGGGTGCGCCGGTGTTTGCAGGCGGGCCCACACTTCTGACTATCCCCACCGCCGGGTATCTCGCGGCCTTTCCGGTGGCGGCGTGGATCGTGGGTGTTGCGGCGGCCCGTGAGTCCCGGACCGCGCTCCCCCTGGGCCTGCTGGCGGCGACCACGCTGATCTATCTGTTCGGGTCAGCATGGCTCGCGGCTTGGACAGGGCAGCCTTTCGCGAAAGCGCTGGCGCTCGGTGCGTTGCCCTTCATCCCCGGGGATTTGATGAAACTGGTCGCGGTGATGGGTCTGGCAAGGCTGGGTCGCAAGGGGTTTCTCGCCTGCAGGGGTGAGTAA
- a CDS encoding citramalate synthase, translating to MSRQVLIYDTTLRDGCQGEGVAFSVEDKLRVAHRLDDLGVAFIEGGWPNETNPRDREFFQRAKGDTWKHAKIAAFGSTRRGGIKPEEDSNLNELIASGAPVVTIFGKSWDMHATDVLRVSLEENLAMIQDSVAYLKAHVPQVIFDGEHFFDGYLANPEYAMKTLEAAVRGGADALCLCDTNGGRLPHQIAEICQVVLKQASVPVGIHCHNDSGTAVASTLAAVIAGCSQVQGTMNGYGERAGNANLCEVIPNLELKLDIRCLPEGSLRDLKPASRYISELANLPHYHRQAYVGDSAFAHKGGMHVNAVLKRADSFEHIDPELVGNERRILVSDVAGSSTVVSKLRKLWPDLDRRDPLVGEVLTKMKDLENRGYEFEAAEGSFALLAMELRGERKDLFTLHGFRVLSGKHEEGTEPFAEATVEIDVDGEHFHTAAKGTGPVHALDLALRKALREKYPKVDQLELIDYKVRVLEGTHGTATGVRVIILTTDGKETWGTVGVHENIIEASWQALVDSIAYGLQRNGGHKPQ from the coding sequence ATGAGCAGACAGGTACTGATCTACGACACCACGCTGCGCGACGGTTGTCAGGGCGAAGGAGTGGCCTTTAGCGTCGAAGACAAGCTGCGGGTAGCCCACAGACTGGATGACCTCGGCGTGGCATTCATCGAGGGCGGCTGGCCCAACGAGACCAACCCGCGAGACCGCGAGTTTTTCCAGCGCGCGAAAGGGGATACCTGGAAGCATGCGAAGATAGCGGCTTTCGGCAGCACCCGGCGCGGCGGGATCAAGCCCGAGGAAGACTCCAATCTCAATGAGCTTATCGCTTCGGGCGCGCCGGTCGTCACCATCTTTGGCAAGTCCTGGGACATGCACGCGACCGATGTCCTGCGGGTGAGTCTTGAAGAGAACCTGGCAATGATCCAGGACTCGGTGGCTTATCTCAAAGCTCATGTGCCTCAGGTTATCTTCGACGGCGAGCATTTTTTCGATGGCTATCTCGCCAACCCCGAGTACGCGATGAAGACCCTGGAGGCCGCGGTTCGCGGTGGCGCTGATGCTCTGTGTCTCTGCGACACCAACGGCGGCAGGCTGCCCCACCAGATCGCGGAGATTTGCCAGGTCGTGCTGAAGCAGGCGTCCGTGCCGGTAGGCATTCACTGTCACAATGACAGCGGCACAGCGGTGGCCAGCACACTCGCGGCGGTCATCGCCGGTTGCTCCCAGGTGCAAGGGACGATGAACGGCTATGGAGAGCGGGCCGGGAATGCCAACCTATGCGAGGTCATCCCGAACCTCGAGCTCAAACTGGACATCCGTTGCCTGCCCGAGGGCAGTCTGCGGGATCTCAAGCCTGCCTCGCGGTACATAAGTGAACTGGCGAACTTGCCGCATTACCACCGCCAGGCATACGTGGGGGACTCGGCTTTCGCGCACAAAGGCGGCATGCATGTGAACGCGGTGCTCAAACGGGCGGATTCTTTCGAGCATATCGATCCGGAACTGGTGGGCAATGAACGGCGGATTCTGGTGAGCGATGTAGCCGGCAGCAGCACGGTGGTCAGCAAGCTGCGCAAGCTCTGGCCCGACCTGGACCGCCGCGACCCGCTGGTGGGCGAAGTGCTCACGAAGATGAAGGACCTGGAAAATCGCGGGTACGAGTTCGAGGCCGCGGAGGGGTCCTTCGCGCTGCTTGCCATGGAACTAAGGGGCGAGCGCAAGGACCTGTTCACGCTCCACGGTTTCCGGGTCTTGTCCGGCAAACATGAAGAAGGCACTGAGCCTTTCGCCGAGGCGACCGTGGAAATTGACGTGGATGGCGAACATTTCCACACCGCTGCCAAAGGAACCGGCCCGGTGCACGCGCTTGACCTTGCTCTGCGCAAGGCTCTGCGCGAGAAGTACCCGAAAGTGGATCAGCTTGAGCTGATCGACTACAAGGTGCGCGTGCTGGAGGGCACCCACGGCACGGCAACCGGCGTCCGCGTCATCATCCTGACCACCGACGGCAAGGAGACATGGGGCACGGTGGGGGTGCACGAGAACATTATCGAGGCAAGCTGGCAGGCGCTGGTGGACAGTATCGCCTACGGCCTGCAGCGAAACGGCGGACACAAGCCGCAGTAG
- a CDS encoding glycosyltransferase family 39 protein, with amino-acid sequence MESARGTKPHIAARLATSSGLWLFLMFLCLYALTNRGNIWSSDAAMRLGMARHLLDTGTVGVPGDLKPHLRVHGGKLVWGLGHPLVLSPAVLVGRGFGPVASRFLGPDADEKLGEILASFSSVPLGALGVLLVYLVGRGLGYRREVSVAAAMALGVATTWWPYTQDAFYEPLQGVCLVAGLLLLLKAGKDRSARVALAAGFCFGFAVLTKLTNLAIAAPLVLALASKDRKRNRRPGRWVLVLCVFLGALPLLALNGWSDYVRYGTAFPSAAERHPKYEGALQHGDILPGVISLATGLTEGLLWYAPPVLAALFFLPGVGKRNRAACIGVMLAVLVGILLTARLDDVGLRGACWGPRYLVPLFPLAALGFLPWFEAVAARGKRLARAMTGLLLAVSVAVQLLAVSVHYQRYYAERADLPDSVRGSLPYTFPLARQPVYLGKVLAGMVRGDPHRMQGEALAVEEDDLIAGSRAVNVLNFWWVLAYYQGVPKVLLALVVASLATLIFLSARVLLLPGHPRGARGAEGETVLADEPS; translated from the coding sequence ATGGAGTCGGCGCGCGGGACGAAGCCGCACATTGCAGCGCGTCTCGCCACATCCTCCGGGCTGTGGCTTTTCCTGATGTTCCTGTGCCTGTATGCCCTGACGAACCGCGGGAACATCTGGTCCAGCGATGCCGCGATGCGTCTTGGAATGGCGCGTCACCTGCTGGATACCGGGACGGTGGGTGTGCCGGGCGATCTGAAGCCTCACCTTCGGGTGCACGGGGGGAAGCTGGTCTGGGGACTCGGGCACCCGCTGGTCCTGTCCCCGGCGGTTCTGGTGGGGCGTGGGTTCGGTCCCGTGGCCAGTCGGTTCCTGGGCCCGGATGCGGACGAAAAGCTGGGGGAGATCCTCGCCAGCTTCAGCAGCGTTCCGCTGGGCGCTCTGGGCGTCCTTCTGGTGTACCTTGTCGGCCGGGGGCTGGGTTACCGGCGCGAGGTGTCGGTCGCCGCGGCCATGGCGCTGGGTGTGGCGACAACCTGGTGGCCGTACACTCAGGATGCCTTCTACGAGCCGCTGCAGGGGGTCTGCCTGGTGGCAGGGCTGCTCCTGCTTCTCAAGGCCGGCAAGGACCGCAGCGCACGGGTAGCCCTCGCGGCCGGTTTCTGCTTCGGGTTTGCGGTCTTGACCAAGCTCACAAATCTCGCCATCGCGGCGCCCCTGGTGCTTGCGCTGGCCTCAAAGGATCGCAAGCGGAACAGGCGTCCCGGCCGGTGGGTTCTCGTTCTGTGCGTTTTTCTGGGCGCCCTGCCTCTGCTGGCACTGAACGGCTGGAGCGATTATGTCCGGTACGGAACGGCCTTCCCCTCCGCCGCCGAGCGTCATCCGAAGTACGAGGGCGCTCTCCAGCACGGAGATATCCTGCCGGGAGTGATCTCCCTCGCGACGGGCCTGACCGAAGGCCTCCTGTGGTATGCCCCGCCGGTGCTTGCGGCGCTGTTTTTCCTGCCGGGCGTGGGAAAGAGGAACCGCGCAGCGTGTATCGGGGTGATGCTGGCGGTTCTCGTGGGGATTCTGCTCACGGCGCGGCTGGATGACGTGGGGCTTCGCGGCGCCTGTTGGGGACCGCGGTATCTGGTGCCCCTCTTCCCGCTGGCTGCGCTGGGGTTCCTTCCCTGGTTCGAGGCCGTGGCGGCACGCGGGAAACGGCTCGCGCGGGCAATGACCGGCCTGCTGCTTGCCGTGTCAGTCGCCGTGCAGTTGCTGGCGGTCAGCGTCCACTATCAGCGCTACTATGCCGAGCGAGCCGACCTGCCCGATAGCGTTCGGGGGAGCCTGCCGTACACGTTCCCGCTGGCGCGACAGCCGGTGTATCTTGGAAAAGTGCTGGCTGGAATGGTCCGCGGAGACCCACACCGGATGCAGGGGGAGGCGCTTGCAGTGGAAGAGGACGACCTGATCGCCGGCTCACGAGCGGTGAATGTGCTCAACTTCTGGTGGGTGCTCGCTTATTACCAGGGCGTGCCCAAGGTCCTTCTTGCCTTGGTGGTGGCTTCTCTGGCGACGCTGATCTTTCTGAGCGCCCGGGTGCTCCTGCTGCCCGGTCACCCTCGGGGAGCCCGCGGGGCAGAAGGTGAGACGGTGTTGGCAGACGAACCCTCGTGA
- a CDS encoding nucleoside hydrolase, translating to MPDKPVRIILDTDIGGDIDDLYALYFALFDPRIELLAVTTAYGDTQWKAKLVAKALRKAGRTNIPIGAGIGVPQARVALGELAPGSHMGKGYCTFVTEQDPEFSREFPPAIQVMKQVLRESDGPLAIVCIGAASNVAEAVLMPETDLRAKISQTALMAGETRRMFREYNVVCDPDACEIVLNCGIPSFLGTFDVTARLRLTMDDVRREFADQTNPVYETLVACSELWGPHRGHKQGPVLYDLVPLLWLADPDCIATCKSTVHVELRGTYTRGMTVRTAEDGLVTESVDIDAAARMAEVLSVLHAGAKSVATG from the coding sequence ATGCCTGACAAGCCCGTCCGCATCATCCTGGACACCGACATCGGCGGCGACATCGACGACCTGTATGCCCTGTATTTCGCGCTGTTTGACCCACGCATTGAGCTCCTTGCCGTGACCACGGCGTACGGCGACACCCAGTGGAAAGCGAAGCTGGTTGCCAAGGCTCTGCGAAAGGCAGGGCGAACGAACATCCCTATCGGCGCGGGGATAGGGGTGCCGCAGGCCCGGGTTGCGCTGGGCGAACTGGCCCCAGGCAGCCATATGGGCAAGGGCTACTGCACTTTCGTTACCGAACAAGACCCCGAGTTCAGCCGGGAGTTCCCGCCGGCGATCCAGGTAATGAAGCAAGTCCTGCGCGAGAGCGATGGACCGCTGGCCATCGTCTGCATTGGCGCGGCCAGCAATGTGGCCGAAGCAGTGCTCATGCCGGAGACAGACCTGCGAGCGAAGATCAGCCAGACCGCCTTGATGGCCGGCGAGACCCGGCGCATGTTCCGCGAGTACAACGTGGTATGCGATCCAGACGCATGTGAGATCGTGCTCAACTGCGGCATTCCCAGCTTTCTGGGGACCTTTGACGTTACCGCCCGGCTGCGACTGACCATGGACGACGTGCGCCGGGAGTTCGCGGACCAGACCAATCCCGTGTACGAAACCCTTGTCGCCTGCAGCGAGCTTTGGGGCCCCCATCGCGGACACAAGCAGGGGCCGGTATTGTACGATCTCGTGCCGCTCCTGTGGCTCGCGGACCCGGATTGCATCGCCACCTGCAAGTCAACGGTTCACGTGGAATTGCGCGGGACGTACACTCGCGGGATGACGGTGCGCACGGCGGAAGACGGCCTTGTAACAGAGTCCGTGGACATCGATGCGGCCGCGCGGATGGCCGAGGTCCTGAGCGTCCTGCACGCGGGCGCGAAGTCCGTGGCAACCGGGTAG
- a CDS encoding SMP-30/gluconolactonase/LRE family protein, which translates to MTPELIADYQCVCGEGPMWHPLEKRVYWVDIPAGKLFRYDPATGKHEQCYQDVAIGGFTVQADGALLLFMDKGMVKIWREGSVESILDGLPGEEDSRFNDVIADPEGRVFCGTMASPNHLGRLYRLDLNGTITQLLDGIGCSNGMGFTPDRKQMYYTDSPLREISVFDYDQSTGEITNRQVFVKTEGEGAPDGMTVDAEGCVWSARWDGGCLVRYSPDGQELQRVSFPAKKVSSVVFGGEDYTDIYVTTAGGDNKPDEGEGAGALFRVNLGIRGVPEFLSRVGL; encoded by the coding sequence ATGACCCCTGAACTGATCGCGGACTATCAGTGCGTCTGTGGCGAGGGCCCGATGTGGCATCCCCTGGAGAAGCGGGTGTACTGGGTGGACATCCCGGCCGGCAAGCTATTCCGGTACGACCCGGCCACTGGGAAGCACGAGCAGTGCTATCAGGATGTGGCCATCGGAGGGTTCACGGTGCAAGCTGACGGCGCGCTCCTGCTCTTCATGGACAAGGGCATGGTGAAGATCTGGCGCGAGGGAAGTGTGGAGAGCATCCTGGACGGCTTGCCCGGGGAAGAGGACTCGCGGTTCAATGACGTGATCGCTGACCCCGAGGGCCGGGTGTTCTGTGGCACCATGGCGTCACCCAACCACCTGGGGCGGCTTTACCGGCTGGACCTGAACGGCACTATCACCCAATTGCTGGACGGCATCGGCTGCTCCAATGGGATGGGGTTCACGCCCGACCGCAAGCAGATGTATTACACGGATTCGCCGCTGCGAGAGATATCGGTCTTCGACTATGACCAGTCCACTGGGGAGATCACTAACCGCCAGGTCTTCGTGAAGACCGAGGGCGAAGGCGCACCGGACGGCATGACAGTGGATGCGGAAGGCTGTGTCTGGTCGGCGCGATGGGATGGCGGGTGCCTGGTGCGGTACTCGCCGGACGGGCAGGAGCTGCAGCGGGTGAGCTTCCCGGCGAAAAAGGTCTCCAGCGTGGTTTTCGGGGGCGAGGATTACACGGACATATACGTGACCACCGCCGGAGGAGACAACAAACCGGACGAGGGTGAAGGTGCCGGCGCGTTGTTTCGGGTGAATCTCGGCATAAGAGGCGTGCCGGAGTTCTTGTCGAGGGTGGGGTTATAG
- a CDS encoding sulfatase-like hydrolase/transferase gives MPAPNVLMFITDGHRADALGCAGSPIARTPAIDAFASQGVICERAFCTHSVCMPTRSSIFTGRYPHIHGTWANGVPLRRSETTLPEVLGAHGYATCASGKVHFQPQQPYVQQFGGLSPRIDTSREPYYGFQEVHLSENHIGQEYIDFIRDNRPELEQRARARDRMPEELHDLQWITDQAIDFIQRQVAAGRPFFCSCSYHELSPPCTPPENYMGLFDPADMPVPEMRPGDLDLKPPFYRECYEGYLARNRHPDNATLQRYLASYYDQLAFIDRQFARLMGALETAGVLDNTIVLFTADHGLSLNDHYQWRHGPFLFDQVINVPMIWRVPGGLAGARSRGLIEGVDIMPTILDLCGAPQPAGVQGRSLAPMLTGSAPDCGRDSVLVQERHAPDLLARGLDPNLIWQIGVRTDDWKLIHYVDYPHGELYDLREDPGEFHNLWADPGYLPRRREMEELLMDRLARSQDPLPVREPDVHY, from the coding sequence ATGCCCGCCCCCAATGTTCTCATGTTCATTACCGACGGCCACCGCGCCGATGCCCTTGGCTGCGCGGGCAGCCCCATCGCCCGCACACCCGCGATAGATGCCTTTGCGAGTCAGGGCGTGATCTGCGAACGTGCCTTCTGCACCCATTCCGTCTGCATGCCCACCCGAAGCTCGATATTCACGGGGCGGTACCCCCATATCCACGGTACCTGGGCCAATGGCGTGCCCCTGCGCCGATCCGAGACCACCCTGCCCGAAGTGCTCGGGGCGCACGGTTACGCCACCTGCGCCAGCGGGAAGGTGCATTTCCAGCCCCAGCAACCATACGTCCAGCAGTTCGGAGGCCTGTCGCCGCGCATCGACACGTCGCGGGAGCCGTACTACGGTTTCCAGGAGGTACATCTGTCCGAGAACCACATCGGGCAGGAGTACATCGATTTCATCCGCGACAACCGCCCGGAACTCGAGCAGCGTGCCCGCGCCCGTGATCGCATGCCCGAGGAACTCCACGACCTGCAGTGGATCACCGACCAGGCCATCGATTTCATACAGCGCCAGGTGGCGGCAGGAAGACCCTTCTTCTGCTCCTGTTCATATCACGAGCTCAGCCCGCCCTGCACGCCGCCGGAAAACTACATGGGCTTGTTCGACCCCGCGGACATGCCGGTGCCCGAAATGCGCCCCGGGGACCTGGACCTGAAGCCACCGTTCTACCGGGAATGTTATGAAGGCTACCTGGCGCGTAACCGCCACCCTGATAATGCCACGCTCCAGCGCTATCTGGCGAGTTACTACGACCAACTCGCCTTCATCGACCGGCAGTTCGCGAGGCTCATGGGCGCCCTGGAGACTGCGGGAGTGCTGGACAATACCATCGTCCTTTTCACTGCGGACCACGGCCTTTCGCTCAATGACCATTACCAGTGGCGCCATGGCCCATTCCTGTTCGACCAGGTGATCAATGTGCCCATGATCTGGCGGGTTCCAGGCGGTCTTGCCGGAGCGCGCAGTCGCGGGCTAATCGAGGGCGTGGACATCATGCCCACGATTCTCGATTTGTGTGGGGCACCGCAACCCGCCGGGGTTCAGGGCCGTTCGCTGGCGCCGATGCTCACGGGATCCGCACCCGATTGCGGCCGAGACTCCGTCCTGGTGCAGGAGCGCCATGCCCCAGACCTGCTGGCACGGGGTCTCGATCCGAACCTGATCTGGCAGATCGGGGTGCGGACCGATGACTGGAAGCTGATCCACTACGTGGACTATCCGCATGGGGAATTGTACGACCTGCGCGAGGACCCAGGGGAGTTCCACAACCTCTGGGCGGACCCGGGCTACCTGCCCCGGCGGCGCGAGATGGAAGAGCTGCTCATGGACCGCCTGGCCAGGTCTCAGGACCCACTGCCGGTCCGAGAGCCGGACGTCCACTACTGA
- a CDS encoding zf-HC2 domain-containing protein: MSTCPHPYDLQSLVDGALGPRELRQVVEHLAQCEACSARVRDLERLHELLLERRVSAPEGLLDRILDLLRTVIPVRKLTCRQALELASQYIDDELNELERETLEAHLFACDDCFYEYVTMRTAAEAMRSAPAVVPAEGLKDRILAAVGQEAAGPAPAPAVVEFPAWRVRRVLAPAAAIAAVALLTFGVFMAMNSPTSEPAAHVASVSAVRPVTSEPMLDATADESAAPIETRDETGDVAGEAALADAGTVPEDEAAAEDKTQESEGLTSEALDAAESSPRYAEVLEAAGHSVRAARTERPVSRTTPEKPRPAAGTTPAPTSRPVRVIEPPEIAMVPPAGEHRGAGLRTSERTARRTVSRGSEAGVGGEMPAPPMPVDMGTGVAAIRPLPPSGGSPTTLRPGAEGMLATAHPLTRPAQRPVIAARPAEERYEETPESALAHRSLVATVGTSSRTVYSARDTEEVGARLRESSEKINREISRDRRATSAPGVDLDE, translated from the coding sequence ATGTCGACCTGTCCACATCCGTATGACCTGCAGAGCCTGGTAGACGGCGCTCTGGGGCCGCGGGAACTACGCCAGGTTGTAGAGCATCTGGCCCAGTGCGAAGCCTGCTCCGCGCGGGTACGTGACTTGGAGCGCCTTCACGAATTGTTGCTCGAGCGCAGAGTCTCCGCGCCCGAGGGCCTTTTGGATCGCATACTGGACCTGTTGCGCACCGTGATCCCCGTCCGGAAGCTGACCTGCCGGCAGGCGCTGGAACTGGCCTCCCAGTACATCGATGATGAACTGAACGAACTGGAGCGCGAGACCCTCGAAGCCCACCTGTTCGCATGTGATGACTGTTTCTACGAGTATGTGACAATGCGCACGGCGGCGGAAGCCATGCGCAGTGCTCCCGCGGTTGTACCTGCCGAAGGCCTGAAGGACCGTATTCTGGCGGCAGTTGGTCAGGAAGCGGCCGGCCCGGCGCCTGCCCCTGCTGTGGTGGAGTTCCCGGCTTGGCGCGTGCGCAGGGTTCTCGCTCCGGCTGCAGCGATAGCGGCGGTTGCGCTGCTGACCTTCGGGGTCTTCATGGCAATGAACAGTCCCACGAGCGAACCCGCGGCCCATGTTGCGAGCGTCTCGGCGGTTCGTCCTGTGACGTCCGAGCCGATGCTTGATGCGACCGCCGACGAGAGCGCGGCACCCATCGAGACACGGGACGAAACCGGAGATGTGGCCGGTGAGGCCGCGCTTGCGGACGCAGGTACGGTCCCGGAGGATGAGGCTGCGGCCGAGGACAAGACGCAGGAAAGCGAAGGTCTGACCAGCGAAGCGCTTGATGCTGCCGAGAGCTCTCCGCGATATGCCGAGGTGCTGGAGGCGGCGGGTCATTCGGTGAGGGCCGCACGGACCGAGCGGCCCGTTTCCCGGACCACTCCGGAAAAGCCGCGACCGGCCGCGGGAACTACTCCGGCGCCGACAAGCCGCCCTGTTCGGGTTATCGAGCCGCCCGAGATCGCCATGGTTCCGCCTGCTGGTGAGCACCGGGGCGCGGGTCTGCGCACCTCGGAGCGCACCGCGCGGCGCACGGTGAGCCGGGGCAGTGAAGCCGGGGTCGGTGGCGAGATGCCCGCGCCGCCCATGCCTGTAGATATGGGCACCGGAGTGGCCGCTATCCGTCCGCTCCCGCCGTCCGGTGGATCCCCCACGACCCTTCGACCGGGCGCTGAAGGAATGCTGGCCACGGCCCACCCGCTGACACGTCCCGCGCAGCGCCCGGTCATTGCAGCGCGGCCCGCTGAAGAGCGGTACGAGGAGACGCCCGAGAGCGCCCTGGCGCATCGTAGTCTTGTGGCGACAGTGGGAACTTCCAGTCGCACCGTCTACAGCGCCCGTGACACGGAAGAAGTGGGAGCGCGGCTGCGCGAGAGCAGCGAGAAGATCAACCGCGAGATCAGCCGGGATCGGCGCGCAACCTCTGCGCCTGGTGTTGACCTGGACGAGTAG
- a CDS encoding M20/M25/M40 family metallo-hydrolase translates to MSKPRLAALFLIALGVLAGCTTCGGGSSAVTPPPPPPVERPEFDRSLAFSALTAQCDFGPREPGSQGHEDCRAWLVQQLTAVADSVVTQDFTSRTPMGGPYQFQNILGLFGTGQPGSPLLLGAHWDTRPVADQDPNPANRNTPILGANDGASGVAVLLELGRLMKHQPPPRPVIVAFFDAEDSGVGGTTTFPHQGFCIGSEYLASHWPANVARPGEMILLDIVGTDQLNNPRLQKDGSTGGPEFRLEGNSLRSNPSLVNAIWSAAEQRGHKAFKRVTGQTITDDHVPFINRGIPAVDIIHFVPAEWHTVDDTPEHCSADTLYQVGDTLVDVIW, encoded by the coding sequence ATGAGCAAGCCACGTCTCGCCGCGCTTTTTCTTATTGCCCTCGGCGTACTGGCCGGATGCACCACCTGCGGCGGCGGCAGTTCCGCAGTGACACCTCCCCCTCCACCTCCTGTGGAGCGCCCCGAGTTCGACCGCAGCCTGGCGTTCTCGGCCCTGACCGCCCAGTGCGATTTCGGGCCGCGCGAACCCGGGTCGCAGGGTCACGAGGACTGCAGGGCGTGGCTCGTGCAACAACTCACCGCAGTTGCTGACAGTGTCGTGACCCAGGACTTCACGTCGCGCACACCCATGGGAGGGCCGTATCAGTTTCAGAACATCCTGGGCCTGTTCGGGACGGGCCAGCCAGGAAGTCCGCTGCTTCTCGGGGCACACTGGGACACCCGTCCGGTGGCTGACCAGGACCCAAACCCCGCAAACCGGAACACCCCGATCCTCGGAGCGAACGATGGCGCCTCCGGCGTGGCAGTGCTGCTGGAACTGGGCCGGCTGATGAAGCACCAACCCCCCCCGCGCCCGGTGATTGTCGCGTTCTTCGACGCCGAGGATTCCGGCGTCGGCGGAACCACGACTTTCCCTCATCAAGGGTTCTGCATTGGTTCGGAATACCTGGCATCTCACTGGCCCGCAAACGTCGCGCGGCCCGGCGAGATGATCCTGCTGGATATCGTGGGTACCGACCAGCTCAACAACCCCCGCCTCCAGAAAGACGGGAGCACGGGCGGGCCGGAGTTCAGGCTGGAAGGCAACTCCTTGCGGTCCAATCCCTCGCTGGTGAACGCCATCTGGTCGGCGGCGGAACAGCGGGGGCACAAGGCCTTCAAGCGCGTGACCGGCCAGACGATTACCGACGACCATGTGCCCTTCATCAACCGGGGCATCCCGGCGGTGGACATCATCCATTTCGTGCCGGCGGAGTGGCATACGGTGGACGACACTCCGGAGCACTGCTCGGCAGACACACTATACCAGGTGGGAGACACGCTTGTTGATGTGATCTGGTAG